Below is a window of Flavobacterium sp. N2820 DNA.
AACTTTCATGAAATTGTGGTTGTATTGGAAGAGAAAAATCACGAAACCATTTTAGAAATTAATCTCGATGCAATCAGTCACAACTTAAATTTCTACAAATCCAAACTAAAACCAGAAACTAAAATTATGGTGATGGTGAAAGCATTTGGTTATGGAAATGGCGGTTACGAAATTGCAAAATTGCTCGAACATCATAAAGTCGATTATTTAGGCGTAGCTTTTGCCGATGAAGGCATCGAATTGCGAAAAGCTGGAATTACGACTCCAATTATGGTTTTAAATCCCGAAAACAGTAGTTTTAGAGCTATGATTGCCTATAATTTAGAACCCGAAATTTATTCGATTACGGGTTTACAAGCCTTTTTGAAAATTGCACAACACCAAAATATTTCCCATTATCCGATTCATATTAAGTTGGATACTGGAATGCATCGATTAGGATTTGAACCGCATTTGATTTCTGAGTTATGCTCATTGCTAAAAAACAACAATTTTGTTAAAGTGAAAAGCGTTTTTTCACACCTATCCACTAGTGATGATTTGGAATTTGATGATTTCACGAAATTACAATTTCAACGTTTTGATGCCATGTATTCCGAAATGGAAAAAGTGTTGCCTTCTAAACCGATTCGCCATATTTTAAATACTTCTGGGATTTTCAATTATGCTGAAAAGCAAATGGAAATGGTGCGTTTAGGCATTGGTTTGTATGGTATTGGAAATTCGGAACAAGAATTACAAAGTTTAGAAAATGTGAGTACTTTAAAAACGATAATTTCGCAAATTAGAGAAGTATCCGCAGAAGAAAGTATTGGTTACAGCCGAAAATTTCGAGTGACTCAAAAAATGAAAGTTGCAACCATACCTATTGGTTACGCCGACGGTATTCGTAGAGCTTGGGGCAATGAAAAAGGTTTTGTAACCATCAATAATCAAAAAGCCACTATTTTAGGTTCGATTTGTATGGATATGATGATGGTAGATGTATCTAATATGTCATGCAAAGCAGGTGATGAAGTGATTGTTTTTGGTAAAAATCCGAAAGTAATCGAAATGGCAAGTGCAATTGGCACAATACCTTACGAGATTCTAACTGGGATTTCACAACGTGTTAAAAGAATTTTTTACAAAAATTAACATTGTGTTAAAATTTTTGTATTTTCGTTAGTATAAAAACAAAAACTAACCCTAAAAAATTAAGAACTATGGGAATGATTTCAGAATTTAAAGATTTTATTGCAAAAGGTAACGCAATGGACTTGGCTGTTGGAGTAATTATTGGAGCTTCTTTTGGAGCAATCGTAAACTCTTTAGTATCAGATGTAATAACTCCAGCTTTATTAAACCCGGCTTTAAAAGCAGCTCAAGTTGAAAATTTAGCTGACTTAAAAACCGATGGAGGAATTTTATACGGTAAATTTTTAGCAGCTGTTATCAGTTTCTTAGTAATTGCTTTTGTTATCTTTTTAATGGTAAAAGGAATCAATAGCATGAAGAAAAAAGAAGAAGCGGCTCCAGCGGCACCAGCAGGACCATCTCAAGAAGAATTGCTTACACAAATTAGAGATTTATTGAAAAAATAGTCGATACCGCTACATTATATATGCTAAACCCCGATTCGTCGGGGTATTTTTTTGATAGAAATTGATTAGATTTGTTTTGAATAAATAATTCGATATGTATCAAAAAATCAATAATTCAAACATGACCAAATGGGTTGTTAGACTATTAATAACCTTTAATTTTATATTCTCAGTAGTTGTAAGAAACTCAATTAGTGAATATTATTTTGAAGGATTTGTTCTTGTTCTAATAGCAATATGGTTATCTTGGTTTCATAAATATTTTATTGCTTTATTGTTCATGTTACTTTGTATTTTTACATTTTACCTCAACATGTAAACATTTTCAAATAATTGTTACAAATCAAAACTTTTGTTATAATTCTACCAATATTTGCGAAATCATTTGAATATTCTATATTTTTGCATAATTAAATAACACACATCAAAATGAGAGTAGCCGTAGTTGGCGCTACCGGAATGGTAGGCGAAATAATGCTTCAAGTATTAGCAGAACGTAATTTTCTTGTAACGGAGTTAATCCCAGTTGCTTCTGAAAAATCAGTTGGAAAAGAAATCGAATGGAAAGGTAAAACCTATAAAGTTGTAGGTTTACAAACCGCTGTAGATATGAAACCTGAGATTGCTTTGTTTTCGGCAGGTGGAGAAACTTCTTTAGAATGGGCTCCAAAATTTGCCGCTGCAGGAACAACCGTAATCGACAATTCTTCTGCTTGGAGAATGGACGAGAGTAAAAAATTAGTCGTTCCAGAAATCAATGCTTCAATTTTAACTAAGGAAGATAAAATTATTGCTAATCCTAACTGTTCTACGATTCAAATGGTAATGGCTTTAGCGCCTTTACATGCAAAATATGACATCAAACGTATTGTTGTTTCTACTTATCAATCTATTACTGGAACTGGTGTAAAAGCCGTGCGTCAGTTAGAAAACGAATATGCAGGAATTCAAGATGAAATGGCGTATAAATACCCAATTCACCGAAATGCAATTCCACAATGTGATAGTTTTGAAGAAAACGGATACACCAAAGAAGAAATGAAATTGGTTCGCGAAACGCAAAAAATCTTAAACGACAAAACCATTGCTGTTACTGCAACTGCAATTCGTATTCCTGTTGTTGGTGGACATAGTGAAGCGGTAAACATTCAGTTTGAAAACGATTTTGATGTAAACGAAGTACGTCAAATTTTACACAACACACCTGGCGTAACGGTTCAAGATAATTTAGACACGTTTACCTATCCAATGCCAATTTACGCCCAAGGAAAAGACGATGTTTTCGTAGGTAGAATCCGAAGAGATGAAAGCCAACCGAACACCATTAATATGTGGATTGTTTCCGATAACTTAAGAAAAGGAGCAGCAACGAATACAATTCAAATTGCGGAATATTTGGTTGCGAATAATCTTGTATAATTTTATCCACAGATTTCACAGATTAGCACGGATTTAATCCTTTTGAATCCTTTAATCCTTGGCAAAACAAATAACCACGAACTAGCGAATAAGTTATCAAAACTTAAAAAATCGTTAATTCGTGGTTTCTTTTTTTCGTTTCTTTCAAAAAAACTATCTTTGTGATTGTGAAAAAGAAGTTACTCTATATAAACATTGGCTTGATGCTCGCAGTACTGTTTGCTGTTTGCTATCAATCTGTGCATACTTTTTCGCACGAACACCATCTTAAAACTGAGTGTTGTGATGATTCGCAACATTTGACTTTAAAAACTCCTGAAAAAACGTTTACCGAAAGTGAGGATTGTCCTATTTGTGATTTCAAATTCGTGGCTTTTCTTTCACCAGAAGTTTTACATTTTGACTTTATTCCTTCATTTTACGAAATTCCCTATCAATTTAACAGTAATGAATCTTGTATTACGTTTGAAGGAAATTCATTCTATCTTCGCGGTCCACCAGTTTTTATAGCTTAAATAATTTCGCTTTGTTTTCTAAACAAGGCTATGATTTTGTATATCAAAATGATGTACAACACTTTACTGTATTATTTATCAAATAAAAACAAGTTAAAAATGAAATATCTTTTCAATATACTACTGCTATTATCTTCAATAGCGAGCTTTTCTCAATTTAAAATTAGTGGTTACGTTACCGATGCTAACAATCAGAAATTATCAGGCGTTGTTGTTCATGTCGAAGAAAATAATTCTGAAACCACAACCGATGAAAACGGTTTTTATCAATTTTTATCGTTTCCGAAAGGAACTAACAAAATCATTTTTCATTTATCAGGCTACGAAACCAAAACAGAAATCGTAACTAGTAATGGAACCGAAATCAAGTTGAACGTAATTCTAACGGAAAAAGAACTACATTTAGATGAAGTTATTGTTTCTACTTTATACAACAAAATGCAATCGCAAAATGTGATGAAAGTAGAACACGCTTCGGTAAACACTTTAAAAGAAAATGGAGCTACTTCACTTATTGATGGAATTGCAACGTTTCCTGGAGTTTCTCAAATTTCAACAGGAAATTCTATTGGAAAACCTGTTATTCGTGGTTTGAGCAGCAATCGAGTTTTGGTGTATTCACAAGGTATTCGCATGGAAAACCAGCAATTTGGTGAAGAACACGGCTTAGGTTTAAACGCTTCTGGAATTGAAAGTGTGGAAGTCATCAAAGGACCAGCTTCGTTATTGTATGGTTCCGATGCTTTAGGAGGTGTTATCTATTTTAATCCAGAAAAATACGCGCCTTTTCAAGAAAAATCAGCCGATTTCGAACAACAATATTTCACTAATACACAAGGAACTTCCACTACTTTCGGATTTAAAGCTTCTCCATCGAATTTTAAGTTTTTGGTTAGAGGAAATTACACGTCGCATGCCGATTATGAAGTTCCGAATGGCAATAGAATTATCAATACGCGTTTCATCGAGAAAGATTTTAAATCGGGAATTGGATATTCTAATTCTAAAGTATCAACCGATTTTAGATACAATTACAACAACTTAAATTTGGGTTTACCCGAAGAAGATTTAGAAAATTCAGGATTTAGAAAGCCACTTTTTCCGAAACAAGAAGTGGCTAATCATGTGTTGAGTTTGAACCAAAAAGTGTATTTTAAAAACTCTAAAATTGAAGGTGATTTTGGTTATTCATTAAACAACAGAAAAGAATTAGAAGCACCAGACGAAATTGCGTTATCCATGAAATTGAAAACAACGAGTTACAACGTAAAATACTTTTTTCCAAAAATGAATCGATGGGAAAGTATCATTGGAATGCAAGGAATGGACCAAACCAATACTAATTTTGGCGAAGAATTATTGATTCCTGATGCGAATGTAAAAGATTTTGGAGCTTTTGCAACTACAAATTACAGTTGGAACTCCAATATTTTACAAGCGGGAATTCGTTACGATAACAGAAAAATCAACACTTTAACTCATGGAATTGAAGGTGAAGAAGGTTATTTTGAAGCTATCGATAAACACTTTAATAGTTTCAATGCGTCGTTAGGTTACAAAACCGATTTATCTAATTATATTTCAACCAGAATTAATATTGCTTCTGGATTTAGAGCCCCTAATTTATCCGAATTAACTTCAAACGGTGTTCACGAAGGAAGTAATCGTTATGAAATTGGGAACAATGATTTAGAAAACGAACAAAATTTTCAAGTCGATTTGAATTTGGAATACAGAAGCGAACACTTTGAATGGTTCATCAACGGATTTTACAATCTCGTAAACAATTATATTTATATTACGCCAACTGGTGCAGAAATTGACGGAAATGATGTTTACAATTATGTGCAAAACAATGCGTTTTTATTTGGTGGAGAAGCTGGAATTCACTTTCATCCTCATCCATATGATTGGTTGCATTTTACCAGTAGTTTTGAAAGCGTAACGGGTAAGCAAAGTAATAATTTCCTGCCATTAATTCCTGCAAATCAATGGAAAAACAACATTAGAGCAGAATTTGAATACCATAATTGGTTGAAAAAAGGATTTACTTCTTTGTTTTTAAATTATACTTTCGCACAAAATAATTTAGGTGAATTTGAAACCAAAACCAATGATTATTTATTAGTGAATTTTGCGATTGGTAGTACTATCAAAATGGCTAAAAAGGAATTCCGATGGAATGTAAATGCGAATAATCTTTTAGACAAAAACTATGTCAACCATTTATCGCGTTTAAAATCAGACGGAATTAATAATATGGGGCGAAATATAATCGTGAGTTTAAATTTTGATTTATAATTAACAAATCTTTAGAATTCATTTGAATATCTTTGTTATTCAACAATAAACTTTTTATGAAAAAAACAATAACAATATCGGCTATTGTTTGTACACTTTTTATGAACGCACAAACAAAAATCAATTATCCTGTAACAAAAAAAACCGACCACGTTGACACCTATTTTGGTGAAAAATTAAACGATCCTTATCGTTGGTTAGAAGACGACCGAAGCGCTGAAACTGAAGCTTGGGTAAAAGCTCAAAATGTGGTAACATATGGTTATTTAGAGCAAATTCCATACAGAAATCAGCTAAAAACTAGAATGGAACAATTGTGGAATTACGAGAAAATTTCGGCTCCATTCAAAGAAGGCGATTATACCTATTACTACAAAAATAACGGTCTTCAAAATCAATCGGTTTTGTATCGAAAAGATAAAGCGGGTAAAGAAGAAATCTTCTTAGATCCAAATACATTTTCAAAAGACGGAACCACTTCGTTAGGCGGATTAAATTTCAGCAAAGATGGAAGTTTAGTAGCCTATTCTATTTCAGAAGGCGGAAGTGATTGGAGAAAAGTAATTGTGATGGAAGCAAAAACCAAAAAAATTATTGGCGACACAATAGTTGATGTAAAATTTAGTGGTGTTTCTTGGTACAAAAACGAAGGTTTTTATTATTCAAGCTACGATAAACCTGTTGGTAGCGAATTATCTGCAAAAACAGACCAACACAAATTGTATTATCACAAATTAAACACTTCGCAAAAAAATGATAAATTGGTTTTTGGTGGCGATATAAAAAGAAGATATGTTGGTGGTGGCGTTTCGGAAGATGAGAACTATCTGTTTATTTCTGCTGCGAATTCAACTTCTGGAAACGAATTATATTATTTAGATTTATCCAAACCAGACAGTAAAATTGTAACGTTGATTGACAATTATGAAAATGACAATGATGTTTTAGACAACAAAGGATCTAAAATTTATTTGGTAACGAATTACAAAGCGCCAAACAAACGCGTGGTGACTTTTAACTTATCAAATCCATCCAAAGAAAACTGGAAAGATTGCATTGCAGAAACCGAAAATGTATTGTCGCCAAACACAGGGAGCGGTTATATTTTCGCAAGTTATATGAAAGATGCAGTTTCGTTCATCAAACAATATGATTACAACGGAAAATTAGTGCGTGATATTCAATTGCCAGGCGTTGGAACTGCTGGTGGTTTTGGCGGAAAAGAAAAAGAAACTACCTTGTATTTTTCGTTTACCAATTATGTAACACCAGGAACCATCTACACTTTTGATCCAAAAACAGGAAAATCAGCAATCTATCAAAAACCAAAAGTTGATTTTAATTCCGCAGATTACGAATCAAAACAAGTGTTTTATACTTCAAAAGACGGCACGAAAGTTCCTATGATTATTACGTATAAAAAAGGCACAAAATTAAACGGACAAAATCCAACTATTCTATATGGTTATGGTGGATTTAATGTTAGTTTAACTCCAAGTTTTAGTATTGCAAATGCCGTTTGGTTAGAAAACGGAGGAGTTTATGCTGTTGCGAATTTACGCGGTGGTGGAGAATACGGTAAAAAATGGCATGATGCTGGAACACAATTAAAAAAGCAAAACGTTTTTGATGATTTTATTGCTGCAGCTGAATATTTAATTAAAGAAAAATACACTTCTTCAGATTATTTAGCAATAAAAGGTGGCTCAAATGGAGGATTATTAGTTGGAGCAGTTATGACACAACGTCCTGATTTAGTAAAAGTTGCTTTACCAGCAGTTGGTGTTTTAGATATGTTACGTTATCATACATTTACCGCCGGAGCAGGTTGGGCTTACGATTATGGAACTTCTGAACAAAGCAAGGAAATGTTTGAATACATCAAAGGATATTCACCAGTTCATAATGTAAAAGCTGGTACAAAATATCCAGCGACAATGGTAACTACAGGCGATCATGATGATCGAGTTGTTCCTGCACACAGTTTTAAATTTGCTGCAGAATTACAGGATAAACAAGCAGGAGACAATCCAGTTTTAATTCGTATTGATGTAAATGCAGGACATGGAGCAGGGAAATCTGTAGCAGCTACGATTCAAGAAAACGTGGATATGCAAGTCTTTACGCTTTACAATATGGGTGTTAAAGAATTAAAATAAAAAGTTAAAGTATTAATAAAAAGAGCCTTAGGGCTCTTTTTTTATGCAATAAAACATTGAAATAGTAGTTAAATAAAGTATGAAAAAGCTAATCCCCATACTACTAATTACGCTTTCAATTGGATTACAAAGTTGTAATTCAACTGTAAAAAGTGTGTACCGTGATGACTTTAGAAGTGCTTCAAAAGCTGAAATTGAAAAAATTCACAAAGAGGTAAATGCAAAAAACAGCAACAAAAGTATTTTATTTTTAACACAAATCTATAAAGGTGAAAAAATCATCATTTCACAAAATGGGAAAACAATTTACTCAGAATATCCAATTACTAATTTAAACAATAGAATTGCAACTTATTTGAGTTTTAACAATCAACAAGATTTACTTCTTAAAGATAATAATTCTAAAAAGGAAATCTTAATTCCTTCAAAACAATCGAGTAAACACAAATACATTTACGTAATGAAAAAAGTGAATAAAGGAAAATTTCAATTTATAATCACTTACAGCAATACACTTAGGCCAATTTAATATTTATCGATAACTGGTTTATCATTATAAAATTGCATCAATACAAAAGCACCTATCAAACTTGAAGCGACACCTTCAAAAAATAATACACCACAATATTGTATAATACTTGTTTTTCCAACAAAAAAGAATGTATCTGAAAGCGTGTTAAGATACTTTTCTCCTCCTTTTAAATAAATAAAACCGATTAAACCAACTATTCCAAGAAAAACACCCAATATTCCTGTAAGAAATCCAGAAAATAAATTTTCCAAATAACCTATTTTACCATTTTTATAATTGTGTTTTATGGTTTTATGTATTCCATATAAAACTATAAAAGCATTTAGTGAACGTAAATAATTTTTACTTGATAATCCTAAAAAATCCATTAATAGGAAAAACAATCCGATTCCTAAAAAGATTAGAAATCCATTTTTTAATACTGTTCTATTTTTCATGATTTTCAGTGTTTAGATTGTTAAAAGTACTATTTTTAATCTAAATCACTGAAAATCAATATATAAAAATACGTTAAATTAAAAACGATTATCACCATCCAGCATTCTTCCTAACCCTCCAAGCAAGCTTCCTTCTTCTCTGCTGCTACCTCCTGCTTTTGGTGCCGACGCAATAATTCTGTCTGCTAAACGTGTAAATGGTAACGATTGAATGTAAACTGTTCCTGGTCCACGAAGTGTTGCAAAGAAAACGCCCTCACCTCCAAAAATGGTATTTTTGATGCCACCTACAAATTCAATATCATAATCTACATCTTTGGTAAACCCAACTAAACAACCTGTATCAACACGAAGTAATTCTCCAGATTGTAATTCTTTTTTAGCTAAAGTTCCTCCAGAATGTACAAAAGCCATACCATCTCCTTCAATCTTTTGCATGATGAAACCTTCTCCACCAAATAAACCTGTTCCTAATTTTTTAGTAAATTCAATACCAACAGAAACCCCTTTTGCTGCGCATAAAAAAGAGTCTTTTTGACAAATGAATTTCCCACCAAATAGTTGTAAATCTATCGGAACAATTTTTCCAGGATAAGGAGAAGCGAACGAAACCTTGCGTTTTCCCATATCTTGATTTT
It encodes the following:
- the mscL gene encoding large conductance mechanosensitive channel protein MscL; protein product: MGMISEFKDFIAKGNAMDLAVGVIIGASFGAIVNSLVSDVITPALLNPALKAAQVENLADLKTDGGILYGKFLAAVISFLVIAFVIFLMVKGINSMKKKEEAAPAAPAGPSQEELLTQIRDLLKK
- a CDS encoding aspartate-semialdehyde dehydrogenase: MRVAVVGATGMVGEIMLQVLAERNFLVTELIPVASEKSVGKEIEWKGKTYKVVGLQTAVDMKPEIALFSAGGETSLEWAPKFAAAGTTVIDNSSAWRMDESKKLVVPEINASILTKEDKIIANPNCSTIQMVMALAPLHAKYDIKRIVVSTYQSITGTGVKAVRQLENEYAGIQDEMAYKYPIHRNAIPQCDSFEENGYTKEEMKLVRETQKILNDKTIAVTATAIRIPVVGGHSEAVNIQFENDFDVNEVRQILHNTPGVTVQDNLDTFTYPMPIYAQGKDDVFVGRIRRDESQPNTINMWIVSDNLRKGAATNTIQIAEYLVANNLV
- a CDS encoding prolyl oligopeptidase family serine peptidase, which produces MKKTITISAIVCTLFMNAQTKINYPVTKKTDHVDTYFGEKLNDPYRWLEDDRSAETEAWVKAQNVVTYGYLEQIPYRNQLKTRMEQLWNYEKISAPFKEGDYTYYYKNNGLQNQSVLYRKDKAGKEEIFLDPNTFSKDGTTSLGGLNFSKDGSLVAYSISEGGSDWRKVIVMEAKTKKIIGDTIVDVKFSGVSWYKNEGFYYSSYDKPVGSELSAKTDQHKLYYHKLNTSQKNDKLVFGGDIKRRYVGGGVSEDENYLFISAANSTSGNELYYLDLSKPDSKIVTLIDNYENDNDVLDNKGSKIYLVTNYKAPNKRVVTFNLSNPSKENWKDCIAETENVLSPNTGSGYIFASYMKDAVSFIKQYDYNGKLVRDIQLPGVGTAGGFGGKEKETTLYFSFTNYVTPGTIYTFDPKTGKSAIYQKPKVDFNSADYESKQVFYTSKDGTKVPMIITYKKGTKLNGQNPTILYGYGGFNVSLTPSFSIANAVWLENGGVYAVANLRGGGEYGKKWHDAGTQLKKQNVFDDFIAAAEYLIKEKYTSSDYLAIKGGSNGGLLVGAVMTQRPDLVKVALPAVGVLDMLRYHTFTAGAGWAYDYGTSEQSKEMFEYIKGYSPVHNVKAGTKYPATMVTTGDHDDRVVPAHSFKFAAELQDKQAGDNPVLIRIDVNAGHGAGKSVAATIQENVDMQVFTLYNMGVKELK
- a CDS encoding TonB-dependent receptor, which codes for MKYLFNILLLLSSIASFSQFKISGYVTDANNQKLSGVVVHVEENNSETTTDENGFYQFLSFPKGTNKIIFHLSGYETKTEIVTSNGTEIKLNVILTEKELHLDEVIVSTLYNKMQSQNVMKVEHASVNTLKENGATSLIDGIATFPGVSQISTGNSIGKPVIRGLSSNRVLVYSQGIRMENQQFGEEHGLGLNASGIESVEVIKGPASLLYGSDALGGVIYFNPEKYAPFQEKSADFEQQYFTNTQGTSTTFGFKASPSNFKFLVRGNYTSHADYEVPNGNRIINTRFIEKDFKSGIGYSNSKVSTDFRYNYNNLNLGLPEEDLENSGFRKPLFPKQEVANHVLSLNQKVYFKNSKIEGDFGYSLNNRKELEAPDEIALSMKLKTTSYNVKYFFPKMNRWESIIGMQGMDQTNTNFGEELLIPDANVKDFGAFATTNYSWNSNILQAGIRYDNRKINTLTHGIEGEEGYFEAIDKHFNSFNASLGYKTDLSNYISTRINIASGFRAPNLSELTSNGVHEGSNRYEIGNNDLENEQNFQVDLNLEYRSEHFEWFINGFYNLVNNYIYITPTGAEIDGNDVYNYVQNNAFLFGGEAGIHFHPHPYDWLHFTSSFESVTGKQSNNFLPLIPANQWKNNIRAEFEYHNWLKKGFTSLFLNYTFAQNNLGEFETKTNDYLLVNFAIGSTIKMAKKEFRWNVNANNLLDKNYVNHLSRLKSDGINNMGRNIIVSLNFDL
- a CDS encoding TIGR00266 family protein → MKAHEIDYHIYGEEMQYVEIELDPQEVVVAEAGSFMMMENGIKMETIFGDGSQEQQQGIFGKLLSAGKRVLTGESLFMTAYQNQDMGKRKVSFASPYPGKIVPIDLQLFGGKFICQKDSFLCAAKGVSVGIEFTKKLGTGLFGGEGFIMQKIEGDGMAFVHSGGTLAKKELQSGELLRVDTGCLVGFTKDVDYDIEFVGGIKNTIFGGEGVFFATLRGPGTVYIQSLPFTRLADRIIASAPKAGGSSREEGSLLGGLGRMLDGDNRF